The stretch of DNA AATcgtgtacatatattgtaTGTCTATACAAATTGGAGGCGTATCTTCTATACAAACAAAGCTTATgaagcatattttttaaaataaaccataaaattttatgtaacggaaaaaaaaaaaaaaaagaagaatactatttgttatatttcttttatttaaagaCAAAAGGGAGAATTGGTATTAGCTTAATACGGAACTGTAAAcacaattatttaaaatataattttaaaaaaaaagtcttaAGTCCACACATTTTTACCTTATCGTATAGCAACTTATGCGAACAAGGAGTGTGCAttgcattatttttgttattattattattattattattattattattattattattattattattatacttatattattatactacttatattattcatattattcatataattttttttttttttttttttttttttctagccATTTTGGCTATTTTTGTCATCACATTATagcttttttaatttcatgagcatttatacaaatataagaagtttgaaaaaaaaaaaaatataaaaatgtgtatCAGTTCAGAAAAACGCACGAACCCGAAATAACAAAtgtgtaataaataaatatagaaaatgtacaaaaaaaaattcaatgaAAAAGATGTCCACCTAACTTTTATATCACCGGTTGTACGAAATAATACATTGTTTCGCTGTTTCTGTTATGTTTCTTGATGGGTCATTTTCTGCTAAAATGTATTTACTCAGGGGGCACATATATGTGcagaaatatatgaacatatatatatatacaaacatgtATACTCACatgtatacacacatatatacacacatgtatacacacatgtatacacacatgtatacacacatatatacacatatatatacacacatatatacacacatatatacacacatatatacacacatatatacacacatatatacacacatatatacacacatatacacacatacatacacacatatatacacacatatatacacacatatatacacacatatatacacacatatatacacacatatatacacacatacatacatatatgcatggCCCATTTAACGTTGTTCCGCTTCACATTTGCATGTTCCTCCCATATCTATGTTCACTTGGCAGCATCGTCTTCCGCTTCATTCACTTCATCCTCTTCATCTGCACCGTCTTTTTCTTCAGCTTCTTCTTGTCGCTTTCTAAGTAGTTCCGTATCATGATGATATTTACTCATATGTAAGTAGCACGGATGACTCGGTAAAAAATCTTCAAGAATCCAGTGAGGTcctctttcttttcttctccTATCTAGGTATCTTGTAATGGGGTTCGTGTTTTCAGCTCTCTCTCTTTCTTTGTTAGCTTCAACCCATTCGACGGTAAACCTCTTTGGTTTTATGCCAAGGTATGATATATGATGAAAGGCAAAAGATAAGCCAAAGGCAAACAAAAAGTAAGGAATAAAAGCTAATGGTAAAGGGTATTGTAGTAACCATGCTAATAAAGGCTTATGATCTTTTGCAAACTCtccatataaatatgtatgaaaCACCCCAGCTGGTCTTAACGACCATCTTTCCCAATCATATTTATGGTTATAATATCTTTGATTCAGTCGGTATTTTTTTGGTTCTCCATTTGGCAAAAATTCTCTTGGTGGGGGCTCCGGTATATTAATTCCTAAGGGTTGGGATGCTATATatcttttacatatattattaaaatttttcttcataaaaataaaaatatgttctcCCTGTGGTCTTTTTCGTAAATTTGAATGTAAATgcatcttttcttttttcttattattcaATAACagttatgttttaaaaaagaatctTTCTTCTAGCGCATAATTACTCgcgtacatgtacatatatatttatatgtgtttaCAAAACGTATGCTTCAGCGCAACACATATCTAAGTAACACTAACAAAGAACTACATGAAATAAATCATAACACAAAACGCAATTGTGTTACTTGTATTatctttcatattttaaaatataaagctAAAAAGCCTAATGGAATACATTTCTTAGCAAAAAttgattttt from Plasmodium malariae genome assembly, chromosome: 1 encodes:
- the PmUG01_01020400 gene encoding Cg8 protein, putative; this encodes MHLHSNLRKRPQGEHIFIFMKKNFNNICKRYIASQPLGINIPEPPPREFLPNGEPKKYRLNQRYYNHKYDWERWSLRPAGVFHTYLYGEFAKDHKPLLAWLLQYPLPLAFIPYFLFAFGLSFAFHHISYLGIKPKRFTVEWVEANKERERAENTNPITRYLDRRRKERGPHWILEDFLPSHPCYLHMSKYHHDTELLRKRQEEAEEKDGADEEDEVNEAEDDAAK